The genomic segment CCTCCTTTGGCCAAGGCGACGGTGATCATGGTGTCAGCACCGTCCTGGAAACCAGGCTGGACTTTAACGATGCACTCCGCCCTCCACGCCCTTCCGGTTCTGCAGGACAACGTGATCTGGATCTGGATCTGCGGAGGAGAGGCCGTTGTCGTGGACCCAGCCGTTGCTCCTCCTGTCCAGACGTGGCTGGAGGAGCAAGGGTTGACATTGACAGCCGTTCTCCAGACCCATCACCACGCCGATCACATCGGAGGAACCCCCGAACTGCTGCTTCGCTGGCCTGACGCAGAGGTGGTGGCAGCAGCGAGCGATCGACGCCGGATCCCGTTTCAGACCATCTCCGTCGCTGACGGTGATCGGCTGTCGGTGATGGGACAGGACGTTCACGTCATCGATGTGGCTGCTCACACCAGCCATCACATCGCCTTCTATGTCCCCAACAGCGCTGATCACGAAATCGGTCCGGTCCTGTTCTGTGGCGACACGCTCTTTGCCGGGGGCTGCGGTCGATTGTTTGAAGGGACACCGTCCGACATGTTTCAGGCCCTGGCTCGACTGGCCCTGCTACCAGCTGCCACAAAGGTGTGCTGCGCCCATGAATACACCGAGAACAATCTGCGCTGGGCTGCCGAGCGATGTCCGCAAAACGCCGACATCCAACAGCGCTACCAGGCGGTGAAGAGCCTGCGTGTGCGGGGCGAGCTCAGCCTGCCCAGCACGATCGCCCTGGAGCAGCAGACCAATCTGTTCATGCAGGCTGCGACGGCCGAAGAGCTGGGGAGCTTGCGCCATCACAAGGATCACTGGCGCGCAGCCTGATCCGCTCAGGAAACAACACAACGGATGCTTCGGGCCGCAGACCCAATCGGCAACGGGTCCCGCGGGGATGGTCCTGGTCGAGGGGAAGATTCACCCTCACGCTCTGCGAGTCGAGCTGAACCCGGTACTGCCATCCCTCACCGAGAAATTCACGACCCATCACACAGGCTTTGGCTGAGCTGTCGACATCGAGGCTGATGGCGGCTGGATCGACAAGCACCGACCCAGCCCCCGGAGGAAGCGTCGCCTGGCCGGAATGGTGTGCCCGCATGGAACCCAGGGCGCAATGCAGCGTCTCTGATGAGCGGGAGATCACCGGGAGCAGGTTGGCCTGCAGCACAAAGCGTCCGACAAAAGGCGTTGATGGGTCCTGAACAAGCTGTCGCGGCTCAGCGCACTGATCAAAACGGCCGTCATTCATCACCGCCACGCGATCACAGATCGCCAGCGCCTCTCCAGGATCGTGCGTGACGATCAGGCCACTGGCTCCACAGAGCTTCAGGACCGATGTGAGCTCTCCACGCAGCCTTAGACGCACCTCGACATCGAGGTTGGACAGCGGTTCGTCCATCAGGACAACGGCGGGCGCCGGTGCCAAAGCCCTGGCCAGCGCCAGACGCTGCCGTTGCCCCCCTGACAGCTGATGGGAGAACCGTTCCTCCAGATCCGCCAATCCGAGCAGCTCAAGCAACCAGCGAGCACGGCTGACATCCTGACCAGGCCTCAGACCGAAACAGGCGTTCTGCCAGGCATTCAGGTGGGGGAAGAGGGCGTAGTCCTGAAAGACCATTCCCACACCGCGGCGTTCCGGTGGGACCCAGCGACCGTCACCCGCCACAAGGCCCTGCTGAAGGTGAACACTGCCACGGGAGGGCCTCTCAAATCCGGCGATCAGACGCAGAAGCGTGGTCTTGCCGCAACCCGACGGACCGAGCAGACCCAGCAACTCACCGGCGGCCAGCTTCAGATCGATTCCCTTCAGCGTCCAGCTCTGGCCAGCCCCGTCAAACCGATGCCAGAGGTCGCGAAGCTCCACCGGTGGCGGTATGACCGGCGGAGGTGTGGTGGACAACGGCGAAACGCGATGATCGCCTCTCATTTTGCGTTCCTGTCATGTCCGCTCGAGCGATCACGACGTCCTCAGCCCCTGCGCCGGTTGGTCCCTACAACCAGGCTGTGCTGGCGGGTGGTTGGCTGTACTGCTCAGGACAGATCCCGATTGATCCGGCCACGGGATCGATGGTGGGCAACGGGGATGTGACGGCAGAGACACGCCAGGTGCTGAACAATCTGATCGCCGTTCTCAAGGAAGCTGGCGCCAACCCCAGCCAGGTGGTGCGCTGCACTGTCTACCTGACGGATCTTGGAGACTTCCAGACGGTGAATGCGCTGTACGCCGAGGTTTTCGGAGAGGGCGTCAGTCCCGCCAGAGCATGCGTGGAGGTGTCGGCTCTTCCGAAAGGCTCCCGCGTTGAGATTGACTGCATTGCCTGGCTTGGATCCGACGCAACCGCCGCTTGACACGCTCGCCACGCAGAAGACTTCGTTGTGTTGCAGTTTGAGGGGGGTGTCTTCAACGTTTTCACTGCCTTCGCCCAGCGCCGGAGATCAAGCCAAATCCCTGCGAGCGACAGTCATTTCAGGATGCAGACCATCTGTACTGAGCAGATCGCCGGAGGACATCGACTGACCTGCCACCCCTTGCCCGACGAGGGGCCGGGGAAGCTAGTCCGACGGTTTCATAGGTTTAGGTGGTGGTGGAACGGATTTCATGCCCCAGGCGA from the Synechococcus sp. KORDI-100 genome contains:
- the gloB gene encoding hydroxyacylglutathione hydrolase; protein product: MHSALHALPVLQDNVIWIWICGGEAVVVDPAVAPPVQTWLEEQGLTLTAVLQTHHHADHIGGTPELLLRWPDAEVVAAASDRRRIPFQTISVADGDRLSVMGQDVHVIDVAAHTSHHIAFYVPNSADHEIGPVLFCGDTLFAGGCGRLFEGTPSDMFQALARLALLPAATKVCCAHEYTENNLRWAAERCPQNADIQQRYQAVKSLRVRGELSLPSTIALEQQTNLFMQAATAEELGSLRHHKDHWRAA
- a CDS encoding ABC transporter ATP-binding protein produces the protein MRGDHRVSPLSTTPPPVIPPPVELRDLWHRFDGAGQSWTLKGIDLKLAAGELLGLLGPSGCGKTTLLRLIAGFERPSRGSVHLQQGLVAGDGRWVPPERRGVGMVFQDYALFPHLNAWQNACFGLRPGQDVSRARWLLELLGLADLEERFSHQLSGGQRQRLALARALAPAPAVVLMDEPLSNLDVEVRLRLRGELTSVLKLCGASGLIVTHDPGEALAICDRVAVMNDGRFDQCAEPRQLVQDPSTPFVGRFVLQANLLPVISRSSETLHCALGSMRAHHSGQATLPPGAGSVLVDPAAISLDVDSSAKACVMGREFLGEGWQYRVQLDSQSVRVNLPLDQDHPRGTRCRLGLRPEASVVLFPERIRLRASDPCDGASSPALRPSQPA
- a CDS encoding Rid family detoxifying hydrolase, whose amino-acid sequence is MSARAITTSSAPAPVGPYNQAVLAGGWLYCSGQIPIDPATGSMVGNGDVTAETRQVLNNLIAVLKEAGANPSQVVRCTVYLTDLGDFQTVNALYAEVFGEGVSPARACVEVSALPKGSRVEIDCIAWLGSDATAA